The Gemmatimonadota bacterium genome contains the following window.
AAGCTGCGTTGCATACCAGTGCGCGAGGTCCTTCCGGGTGCACTGCTTCACGGACCTCGCAATACGTTCCTCGTATTCCGGCAGGACGCCCCGCTCCTTCATCTCTTCCCGCTCCCACAGTACGTCCAACGAAAGCTCGACGCCTGGCGGCCGGTTGTCCCAGACTGCTTCCGCGCCCTGTTTTTCGAGAATTCCAATTGCTCTTTGACGATACGAGTTACCGGGTCTTCGTCCGGCCAGAGATTCGCTCCGGTCCCAGCCAGCACGAGGGTCCTGGTTCTTTCCGGGTAAGTGGCTGCAAACAGCAATGCGATGGGTCCGCCCGCGGACGAACCGATCACGTGCGCAGCGTCTACTTCGAGGTGGTTCAGCAATGCAACCAGATCTTCAGCCTGGTTCTCGAGGTCATAC
Protein-coding sequences here:
- a CDS encoding alpha/beta hydrolase; translation: MPYACLNEYRMFYEVRGEGEAAVFIHGGFPSIDMHLRAPSIGAWTWETEFAAACRFIAYERRGCWRSARTESGYDLENQAEDLVALLNHLEVDAAHVIGSSAGGPIALLFAATYPERTRTLVLAGTGANLWPDEDPVTRIVKEQLEFSKNRARKQSGTTGRQASSFRWTYCGSGKR